The sequence below is a genomic window from Egibacteraceae bacterium.
CGGTCATCCAGAAGACGCCGACCACCCGGGCCGCGATGGTGCACCCGGGGAAGGTCGGCTCCCCGAGGATCACCAGCACGTCGAGGGGGTCGCCGTCCTCGGCCCACGTGCCCGGCAGGAACCCGTAGTCGCCGGGGTACTGCACGGCGCTGAAGAGCATCCGGTCGAGCATGAACCGGCGGGTCTCGTGGTCCCACTCGTACTTGTTGCGCGACCCCTTGGGGATCTCGACGAACACCTCGATCACGTCGCTGTCGCTCATGCGCGGCAGCGTATCGCCTCCGGTGGACTCGCTCAGCCCCTCCAGGACGGTCGCTGCGCGACTGCCACACCCGGCACAGCGGTGAATCGACCTCGCAGGCTCGGCCGATTCACGTGTCAGAGCCTCCAGGACGGTCG
It includes:
- a CDS encoding inorganic diphosphatase → MSDSDVIEVFVEIPKGSRNKYEWDHETRRFMLDRMLFSAVQYPGDYGFLPGTWAEDGDPLDVLVILGEPTFPGCTIAARVVGVFWMTDEKGPDAKIITVPQADPRWSHVQELADVPQHLLAEIGHFFSIYKDLEGKSVKVDGFGDREDALGEVAKDRQRFADLPEADRPAVP